In Helianthus annuus cultivar XRQ/B chromosome 9, HanXRQr2.0-SUNRISE, whole genome shotgun sequence, the following are encoded in one genomic region:
- the LOC110877236 gene encoding serine protease SPPA, chloroplastic isoform X2 — MMMRKYSRIRKWSVGLSGGKDRIAVIRASDSKRYKAVIIRIDSLGGDGLASDLMWREIKLLAESKPVVASLVDMAGSGGYQMAMSANAIVSENLTLTGSIGVVSFKFNMEKLYEKIGCNEEVVSKGRYAELYTDARSFRPDEQKLFVEQAQYMY, encoded by the exons ATGATGATGAG GAAATACTCGAGAATTAGGAAATGGAGTGTGGGATTATCAGGTGGCAAAGATAGAATTGCGGTTATTAGAGCTTCTG ATTCAAAAAGGTATAAGGCGGTTATCATCCGAATTGATAGCCTTGGGGGTGATGGTCTTGCTTCTGACTT AATGTGGAGGGAAATCAAACTATTGGCTGAATCTAAGCCTGTAGTTGCATCATTGGTTGATATGGCGGGCAGTGGAGGATACCAAATGGCCATGTCAGCAAATGCTATAGTCTCGGAGAATCTTACTTTAACGGGTTCAATTGGTGTAGTCTCAT TTAAGTTCAATATGGAGAAACTATATGAAAAGATTGGTTGCAACGAAGAAGTTGTATCAAAGGGACGATATGCTGAGCTGTATACAGATGCTCGCTCATTCAG ACCTGATGAACAGAAACTGTTTGTAGAACAAGCCCAATATATGTATTAA
- the LOC110877236 gene encoding serine protease SPPA, chloroplastic isoform X1 has product MMMRKYSRIRKWSVGLSGGKDRIAVIRASGKCGIIKMISKVRDSKRYKAVIIRIDSLGGDGLASDLMWREIKLLAESKPVVASLVDMAGSGGYQMAMSANAIVSENLTLTGSIGVVSFKFNMEKLYEKIGCNEEVVSKGRYAELYTDARSFRPDEQKLFVEQAQYMY; this is encoded by the exons ATGATGATGAG GAAATACTCGAGAATTAGGAAATGGAGTGTGGGATTATCAGGTGGCAAAGATAGAATTGCGGTTATTAGAGCTTCTGGTAAGTGTGGGATCATCAAAATGATTAGCAAAGTAAGAG ATTCAAAAAGGTATAAGGCGGTTATCATCCGAATTGATAGCCTTGGGGGTGATGGTCTTGCTTCTGACTT AATGTGGAGGGAAATCAAACTATTGGCTGAATCTAAGCCTGTAGTTGCATCATTGGTTGATATGGCGGGCAGTGGAGGATACCAAATGGCCATGTCAGCAAATGCTATAGTCTCGGAGAATCTTACTTTAACGGGTTCAATTGGTGTAGTCTCAT TTAAGTTCAATATGGAGAAACTATATGAAAAGATTGGTTGCAACGAAGAAGTTGTATCAAAGGGACGATATGCTGAGCTGTATACAGATGCTCGCTCATTCAG ACCTGATGAACAGAAACTGTTTGTAGAACAAGCCCAATATATGTATTAA